A region from the Acyrthosiphon pisum isolate AL4f chromosome A1, pea_aphid_22Mar2018_4r6ur, whole genome shotgun sequence genome encodes:
- the LOC100162489 gene encoding mucin-17 isoform X2, translated as MQLDMALGSAAPTSFQHRCGVTAALILVVCVALTKSAPTTYDEIEAKRTDLADYFNDPNGCYYNYQHYEEGDRIVTNEPCLNCTCHNRMLMCYLRVCPFSKAIGQDCTVQKSPDQCCPTISCPEVPVHLLTSSTTPTPTTTTEIGWHDNYGCMMDENEFFPDGAQVPPNPKKPCELCYCIRNRTACIMQECTLHVEGCRPVYHEGVCCPVRYDCDYESEKSTTSAPQITGGLVFSTTSAPFDCRVNEETYRDGESIAMVSEKPCEHCYCMRGDIVCAVQDCGEPLRGKDCTPETPPAGQCCPTSYQCANETNSSYDTSTLQPMSLSDSDENEAEKFPLNEDVYNKLGESQPSSEQDDGNDVESDDTTAASPDNHNASGETNILPNSDNANKLNEGNKQETASAAPNLINQENSVGTESGQANFDSTEKPDEPTSTNEAQPTKLPSSDPSSNENDILSTTQSVSNKNDDVKVDLENNSNEIPDNNSIQDGIASNLPVASTENSVESGTQSYNVQDKPQEDITTENIAVFEKGPIESNDNDQTPEKHSDTKPQTETASNGNENPTKIENQDSAHSDILSPTEIPKVVNEPTEQNKPMVESTSGAEKQLETDKIAAEQINQDSPQSENVSPTDVPKVENESTEQNKPVVPGSSGASNQPESDNTAVEQNNPDSPQSENSYTTEIPKLENEPIDQNKPVVDSTLGAENQPGSDKTPVDENKQDSSQSENVSPTEFPNVVNNPTEQNKPVVDSTSGAENQSETDRIPVEQINQDSAQSVNVSPTDVPKVENEPTEQNNLVVDNASGGEHQPESDKTPVDQNKQDSPQSENVSPTEIPKVVNEPTEQNKPVVGSTSGVENQSESDKTPSEQINQDSPQSENVSPTDVPKVSDEPTEQNKPEVGSTSGAENQSESDKTPSEQINQDSPQSENVSPTDVPKVADEPTEQNKPEVGSISGAENQSESDKTPVEQINQDTPQSENVSPTEIPKVVNEPTDQNKPVVGSTSGAENQSESDKTPAEQINQDSPQSENVSPTDVPKVADETNEQNKPVVDSTSGAENQSESDKTPAEQINQDIPQSENVSPTEVPKVADETNDQNKPVVDSTSGAENQSESDKTPAEQINQDSPQSENVSPTDVPKVADEPTEQNKPVVGSTSGAENQSESDKTPAEQINQDSPQSENVSPTDVPKVADESTEQNKPVVGSTSGVENQSESDKTPVEQINQDTPQSENVSSTEIPKVVNEPTEQNKPVVDGTSEAEKQPETDRIPVEQINQDNLQAENVPTTDVPKVENEPTEQNKPVVDITSGAENQPESNKTPIDQNNQDSSQAENVSPTEFPNVVNDPTEQNKPVVDSTLEAENQPEFDNTAVDQNNPVSSQAGNLSPTEIPKVVNDPTEQNKPAVDSSTGAENQQESDKTPAEQINQDSPQSENVSPTGVPNIENESTGQNKPAVDSTLGAEDQSESDKTPVGQNNQDSLQTDYISPTDVPKVENEPTEQNKPTVDSSMGAENHQESDKTSAEQINQDSAQSVNVSPTDVPKVENEPTEQNNLVVDNASGAEHQPESDKTPVDQNKQESPQSENFIPTDIPKIENEPTEQNKPLVDSTLGAANQPNSDETPVDKNNQDSSQSENVSPTEITMVANDPTEQIRPAVDSSSDTQNLPESDKTPVEQINQDSPETENLSSTEIPKVVNEPTEQNKPLVDSTSGEQNQPESDKTTVEQINLDSPQTENVSSTDVPKVENEPIEQNKPVVDSTLGGQNQPESDKTPVEQNNQGSPQSENTYSTEIPSKPYDIQSENIVPENSPIQPVSPVASENNAATEQPNEDNNIFIMSPTSPPLFSDNQIKGEESTSISNINNTSDKYSSTEKDEDKTVEVLKPSADDKPSFSDTTDKVNILPTSHTETVTEGQNVVPQANDEYNENSINIKPVDNKVNSDVVTESPVNSNENVPVIAEHNDNKFGSNNPVNLEPAVTPMTGINYDVNTEVINHGVSVDDPSSHENQPVDEHSGEEDESPPNADSVDHQITLLQTETPTESEASTNKYPSSSDEHANDVTTYSPQLQIADNNIPVQPQVINPSDPITTQDETKTPNDLPSNGSPNQSADSYVPTEINGVQNSEAPTEFPVLFDSNDEQSISTQAPAQNNEYENATPHEQSQDENVNEIVDQTAVYPDAPSDDTNNLVTSTAPNLNNVDNVTPSSDKIETGLNSQISDEKPIKDTNGDVLVESATIQAISGSVDNADNLMTTNSYADVVPSTDIPTSQMVENGSPVNPSIAVETNVNNDRPENVVPQLSSNEESTQYNAGDESTNSPIQESPNMNIINNVEVSTNVPYKLEGPNEINQDSNTESELYATQSPTENNILNANPIVDEKPSESPQNADKPFVSKTPDYVIDITTTGYSESSNTPESIITNEPVDSVNEVTTSNVDKNSDVVTEQYENVQPGVPGEGSCLIDFVTYAHKAEVPKSNPCHEKCECLNSIVTCTSVNCPPAPPQHRNCIPLHPGNESWCCPTYMCEGGIEGMLFDSHNQLGSPQLISTVVLEDKPGEVNDEKTHTDEDISSTSNPQTSQEYNTLAPSQLDSNSNINSEDSVGVTDVPAHTEIPYKPIEDVVSTDGESDAAVTAVNLGTIDNTKPVSSDPSLENEKPAYSDKTEEYEKPEENNKPTESDQLTENNKPTEINQAIENQKPIENSEADSTTTSYVTDDQSITNKPETINNIEEQNLLVNTVNESQDQVPSTQVPENYEPAVTNVIPASDQNQPEQNSESDVSIAATTYKPSGSVLDQQQVDTDNKASEGFNNPSINDDSNQKPANEVMDLPVNEVDPLEVGTQMPTVVADEKPMVSDNNVGGLRPTSIDDIISSVYLVKDAVKNSLETSSKPTETLEQQPGLFEEDNQPTIVPENSPQYEYTNEPPTTVSSVNGAPESQQTDTINEISPEIPTATMDSNISPSTENVADAVVGATQIPNILPQSEVNSADQGVSTDLPSNHPGVETAVDDNKTPLESPTTQRLPSSGEQDLTNNNGLETPSDQILPHGQNAVEPNTNSSLPELAVVVDDNKTPEVSSPSSEQHGVHVEDTAVVDKPVAEEKPDDVNSQITPDSDVPAGVPSQVAVTGRPEASTPDNNDNRFSDPSSSSFRPPVQGGNVNNHYNGHPRPETGGAVHIPLDTETPTFNPSTNAPLANYPKKPSYTPIPQSTWTQKPFHQESTSEATLQPDQGFPDEYEDENEASYGSGTCRYGGKIYVSAQQVPRDDPCDFCFCFRGDIICLQQSCPPPIFGCYQENIQGFCCPRYECPVAQTTSVNVTTSTTSTTTVVPPHFFANAYRGAARRTGCLIHGHAYRVGEDVGIASGPCLECICGADGKMKCDPKPCSPEPLLRKMMAEAIDQKRR; from the exons CTCCGACGACTTACGATGAAATTGAAGCAAAACGGACAGACTTGGCGGACTATTTTAATG ACCCAAATGGCTGTTACTATAATTATCAACACTACGAAGAAGGTGACCGCATAGTAACCAACGAACCGTGTTTAAACTGTACTTGCCACAATCGAATGCTGATGTGCTACCTGAGAGTATGTCCGTTTTCAAAAGCAATTGGACAAGACTGCACGGTACAGAAATCGCCAGATCAATGTTGTCCTACCATATCTTGCCCGGAag TGCCAGTACACCTGTTGACCAGTTCAACCACGCCGACACCAACTACAACAACTGAAATTGGATGGCACGACAATTACGGGTGCATGATGGATGAAAACGAATTCTTTCCTGATGGGGCACAG GTTCCTCCCAATCCGAAAAAACCTTGTGAACTCTGTTACTGTATCAGAAACCGAACAGCTTGCATCATGCAAGAGTGTACGTTGCATGTGGAAGGCTGTCGACCGGTATACCATGAAGGCGTTTGCTGTCCTGTTCGATACGATTGTG ATTATGAAAGTGAAAAATCTACTACGTCGGCACCACAAATCACTGGTGGACTAGTCTTCTCCACTACTTCTGCGCCATTCGATTGCCGAGTTAACGAGGAAACTTACCGAGATGGAGAGTCTATTGCTATGGTCTCAGAAAAACCTTGCGAACATTGCTATTGTATGAGAGGTGATATTGTGTGTGCAGTTCAAGACTGCGGTGAACCACTCAGAGGAAAAGACTGCACACCGGAAACACCACCAGCTGGCCAATGTTGCCCAACTTCGTATCAATGTG caAATGAAACGAACAGTTCGTATGACACATCGACGCTACAACCAATGTCACTAAGTGATTCAGACGAAAACGAAGCAGAAAAATTCCCATTGAATGAAGATGTATACAATAAACTGGGAGAGAGCCAACCATCAAGCGAACAAGACGACGGGAATGATGTAGAGTCTGATGATACTACAGCAGCTTCTCCAGACAATCATAATGCATCAGGagaaacaaatatattaccAAATAGTGATAATGCAAATAAATTAAACGAAGGAAACAAGCAGGAAACTGCGAGTGCTGcaccaaatttaataaatcaggAAAACTCTGTTGGTACAGAATCTGGACAAGCTAATTTTGATAGTACCGAGAAACCCGATGAGCCAACATCAACTAACGAAGCACAACCGACTAAGTTACCATCATCTGATCCTTCATCAAATGAAAACGATATTCTTTCTACTACTCAATCGGTTTCCAATAAAAACGATGACGTTAAGGTTGACCtagaaaataatagtaatgaaatTCCAGATAACAACTCAATTCAAGACGGTATTGCGTCCAATTTACCAGTTGCATCGACAGAAAATTCTGTAGAAAGTGGAACACAGAGTTATAATGTACAAGATAAGCCTCAAGAAGATATTACTACAGAAAATATCGCTGTCTTTGAAAAGGGGCCAATTGAATCAAATGATAATGACCAAACACCAGAAAAACACTCGGACACTAAACCACAAACTGAAACGGCATCCAATGGAAATGAAAATCCTACTAAAATAGAAAACCAAGACAGTGCTCATTCAGACATTTTATCCCCAACTGAAATCCCTAAAGTAGTAAACGAACCAACTGAACAAAATAAACCAATGGTGGAGAGTACTTCAGGAGCTGAAAAACAACTAGAAACTGATAAAATAGCGGCAGAACAAATAAACCAAGACAGTCCTCAGTCAGAAAATGTATCTCCAACTGATGTCCCCAAAGTAGAAAACGAATCAACTGAACAAAATAAACCAGTTGTGCCCGGTTCTTCAGGAGCTTCAAACCAACCAGAATCTGATAACACAGCTGTAGAACAGAATAACCCGGATAGCCCTCAGTCAGAAAATTCATATACAACTGAAATTCCAAAACTAGAAAACGAACCCATTGATCAAAATAAACCAGTGGTGGACAGTACATTGGGAGCTGAAAATCAACCAGGATCAGATAAGACACCTGTCGACGAAAATAAACAGGATAGTTCTCAGTCAGAAAATGTATCGCCAACAGAATTTCCCAACGTAGTAAACAACCCCACTGAACAAAATAAACCAGTAGTGGACAGTACTTCGGGAGCTGAAAACCAATCAGAAACTGATAGAATACCGGTAGAACAAATAAATCAAGACAGTGCTCAGTCAGTGAACGTGTCTCCAACTGATGTCCCCAAAGTAGAAAATGAACCGACTGAACAAAATAATCTAGTAGTGGACAATGCTTCAGGAGGTGAACACCAACCAGAATCAGATAAAACACCTGTAGACCAAAATAAACAGGATAGTCCTCAGTCAGAGAATGTATCTCCAACTGAAATTCCAAAGGTAGTAAACGAACCTACTGAACAAAATAAACCAGTAGTGGGCAGTACTTCAGGAGTTGAAAACCAATCAGAATCTGATAAGACACCATCAGAACAAATAAATCAAGACAGTCCTCAATCAGAAAATGTATCTCCAACTGATGTCCCTAAAGTATCAGACGAACCTACTGAACAAAATAAACCAGAAGTGGGCAGTACTTCAGGAGCTGAAAACCAATCAGAATCTGATAAGACACCATCAGAACAAATAAATCAAGACAGTCCTCAATCAGAAAATGTATCTCCAACTGATGTTCCTAAAGTAGCGGACGAACCTACTGAACAAAATAAACCAGAAGTGGGCAGTATTTCGGGAGCTGAAAACCAATCAGAATCTGATAAGACACCGGTAGAACAAATAAACCAAGATACTCCTCAGTCAGAGAATGTATCTCCAACTGAAATTCCCAAGGTAGTTAATGAACCCACTGATCAAAATAAACCAGTAGTGGGCAGTACTTCGGGAGCTGAAAATCAATCAGAATCTGATAAGACACCAGCAGAACAAATAAATCAAGACAGTCCTCAATCAGAAAATGTATCTCCAACTGATGTCCCTAAAGTAGCGGACGAAactaatgaacaaaataaaccaGTAGTGGACAGTACTTCTGGAGCTGAAAACCAATCAGAATCTGATAAGACACCAGCAGAACAAATAAATCAAGACATTCCTCAATCAGAAAATGTATCTCCAACTGAAGTCCCTAAAGTAGCGGACGAAACTAATGATCAAAATAAACCAGTAGTGGACAGTACTTCGGGAGCTGAAAACCAATCAGAATCTGATAAGACACCAGCAGAGCAAATAAATCAAGACAGTCCTCAGTCAGAGAATGTATCTCCAACTGATGTCCCTAAAGTAGCGGACGAACCTACTGAACAAAATAAACCAGTAGTGGGCAGTACTTCAGGAGCTGAAAACCAATCAGAATCTGATAAGACACCAGCAGAACAAATAAATCAAGACAGTCCTCAATCAGAAAATGTATCTCCAACTGATGTCCCTAAAGTAGCGGACGAATCTACTGAACAAAATAAACCAGTAGTGGGCAGTACTTCGGGAGTTGAAAACCAATCAGAATCTGATAAGACACCAGTAGAACAAATAAACCAAGATACTCCTCAGTCAGAGAATGTATCTTCAACTGAAATTCCCAAGGTAGTTAATGAACCCACTGAACAAAATAAACCAGTAGTGGACGGTACTTCAGAAGCTGAAAAACAACCAGAAACTGATAGAATACCGGTAGAACAAATAAACCAAGACAATCTTCAGGCAGAAAATGTACCTACAACTGATGTCCCTAAAGTAGAAAACGAACCAACTGAACAAAATAAACCAGTTGTAGATATAACTTCGGGTGCTGAAAACCAACCAGAATCTAATAAGACACCAATAGATCAAAATAACCAGGATAGTTCTCAGGCAGAAAATGTATCGCCAACAGAATTTCCCAACGTAGTAAACGATCCCACTGAACAAAATAAACCGGTGGTGGACAGTACATTGGAAGCTGAAAATCAACCAGAATTTGATAACACAGCTGTAGACCAAAATAACCCGGTTAGCTCTCAGGCAGGGAATTTATCTCCAACTGAAATTCCAAAGGTAGTAAACGATCCTACTGAACAAAATAAACCAGCCGTGGACAGTAGTACTGGTGCTGAAAACCAACAAGAATCTGATAAGACACCAGCAGAACAAATAAATCAAGACAGTCCTCAGTCAGAGAACGTATCTCCTACTGGTGTCCCGAACATTGAAAACGAATCTACTGGACAAAACAAACCAGCAGTGGACAGTACTTTGGGAGCTGAAGATCAATCAGAATCTGATAAGACGCCTGTAGGCCAAAATAACCAGGATAGCCTTCAAACAGATTATATATCTCCAACTGATGTCCCTAAAGTAGAAAACGAACCAACTGAACAAAATAAACCAACCGTGGACAGTAGTATGGGTGCTGAAAACCACCAAGAATCTGATAAAACATCAGCAGAACAAATAAATCAAGACAGTGCTCAGTCAGTGAACGTGTCTCCAACTGATGTCCCCAAAGTAGAAAATGAACCAACTGAACAAAATAATCTAGTAGTGGACAATGCTTCAGGAGCTGAACACCAACCAGAATCTGATAAAACACCTGTAGATCAAAATAAACAGGAAAGTCCTCAGTCAGAGAATTTTATTCCAACTGATATCCCTAAAATAGAAAATGAACCAACTGAACAAAATAAACCATTAGTGGACAGTACTTTAGGAGCTGCAAATCAACCAAACTCTGATGAGACACCTGTAGACAAAAACAACCAGGATAGTTCTCAGTCCGAGAATGTATCTCCAACTGAAATTACAATGGTTGCAAACGATCCTACTGAACAAATCAGACCAGCAGTAGACAGTAGTTCGGATACACAAAATCTACCAGAATCTGATAAGACACCAGTAGAACAAATAAATCAAGATAGTCCTGAGACAGAGAATTTATCTTCAACTGAAATTCCCAAGGTAGTAAACGAACCTACTGAACAAAACAAACCATTAGTGGACAGTACTTCAGGAGAACAAAATCAACCGGAATCTGATAAGACAACGGTAGAACAAATAAATCTGGATAGTCCTCAGACAGAGAACGTATCCTCAACGGATGTCCCTAAAGTAGAAAATGAACCCATTGAGCAAAATAAACCAGTAGTGGACAGTACATTGGGAGGACAAAATCAACCAGAATCAGATAAAACACCTGTAGAACAAAATAATCAAGGTAGTCCACAATCCGAAAATACATATTCAACTGAAATTCCATCCAAACCTTATGATATTCAATCCGAAAATATAGTACCTGAAAATAGTCCTATACAACCAGTTTCACCAGTGGCTTCAGAAAATAATGCTGCAACAGAACAACCAaacgaagataataatatatttattatgtcacCGACATCACCACCATTGTTCTCAGATAATCAAATTAAAGGTGAAGAGTCTACTTCAATATCCAATATAAACAATACCAGTGATAAATATTCTTCGACAGAAAAGGATGAAGACAAGACTGTTGAAGTCCTAAAACCATCAGCTGATGACAAACCATCGTTTTCTGATACCACCGACAAAGTCAACATATTACCAACAAGTCACACTGAAACTGTAACAGAAGGCCAAAACGTGGTACCACAAGCAAATGatgaatataatgaaaattcaataaaCATTAAGCCTGTGGATAACAAAGTTAACAGTGATGTAGTAACAGAAAGTCCGGTTAATTCTAATGAAAATGTACCCGTCATTGCTGAACATAACGATAATAAATTCGGATCGAACAACCCAGTGAATTTGGAACCAGCCGTTACGCCAATGACTGGAATAAACTATGATGTAAACACGGAAGTAATAAATCACGGTGTATCGGTAGATGATCCTTCGTCCCATGAAAATCAACCAGTTGACGAACATTCAGGAGAAGAGGACGAAAGCCCTCCTAATGCTGATTCGGTAGACCACCAAATCACACTTCTTCAAACTGAAACTCCAACTGAATCGGAAGCGTCGACAAATAAATATCCATCGTCATCTGATGAACACGCAAATGATGTTACCACATATTCACCACAACTGCAAatagctgataataatattcctgtGCAGCCTCAAGTTATTAATCCTAGTGATCCAATAACGACACAAGACGAAACAAAAACACCAAACGACTTGCCGTCAAATGGTTCACCCAATCAATCTGCCGATAGTTATGTACCAACTGAAATAAATGGAGTACAAAATTCTGAAGCACCAACTGAATTTCCTGTATTGTTTGATAGTAATGATGAACAATCTATTTCCACGCAAGCCCCAgcacaaaataatgaatatgaaaATGCCACTCCTCACGAACAATCACAAGACGAGAATGTTAATGAGATTGTAGATCAAACAGCAGTGTACCCAGATGCTCCCTCAGATGATACAAATAATTTGGTTACGAGCACTGCACCAAATCTTAATAATGTTGACAATGTTACACCTTCCTCGGATAAAATAGAAACTGGTTTAAATTCACAAATATCCGATGAAAAACCAATTAAAGATACAAATGGAGACGTTTTAGTCGAAAGCGCAACTATTCAAGCGATATCAGGAAGTGTAGATAATGCAGACAATTTAATGACGACAAATAGCTATGCCGATGTAGTGCCATCTACAGATATACCTACAAGTCAAATGGTTGAAAACGGCTCACCAGTAAATCCATCGATTGCTGTTGAAACGAATGTAAACAATGATCGACCTGAAAATGTTGTACCTCAACTAAGCTCTAATGAAGAATCAACTCAGTATAACGCGGGTGATGAGTCAACGAATAGCCCTATTCAAGAATCTCcgaatatgaatattatcaataatgtgGAGGTGAGTACCAATGTACCATACAAGCTAGAAGGTCCTAATGAAATAAATCAAGATTCAAATACTGAATCTGAATTATACGCAACTCAGTCAcctacagaaaataatatattaaatgccaATCCGATTGTTGATGAAAAACCGTCCGAAAGTCCACAGAATGCTGATAAGCCATTTGTATCAAAAACGCCCGATTACGTTATAGATATAACAACAACAGGTTATAGTGAATCATCGAATACTCCGGAATCCATCATAACAAACGAACCAGTTGATTCTGTAAATGAAGTAACCACATCTAATGTTGACAAAAATAGTGATGTAGTAACAGAACAATACGAAAACGTACAACCAGGAGTACCAGGAGAGGGGAGCTGTTTGATAGATTTCGTGACTTATGCACACAAAGCTGAAGTTCCGAAATCTAACCCGTGTCATGAAAAATGCGAGTGCTTAAATAGTATAGTCACGTGCACTTCTGTAAACTGCCCACCTGCACCACCTCAACATAGAAATTGTATACCTTTACACCCAGGAAACGAATCGTGGTGTTGCCCAACATATATGTGTG aaggAGGCATAGAAGGAATGTTGTTTGACAGTCATAATCAACTTGGCTCTCCTCAATTAATATCCACTGTGGTATTAGAAGATAAGCCTGGTGAAGTAAATGATGAAAAAACGCATACTGACGAGGATATTTCAAGCACGTCTAATCCTCAAACTTCACAAGAATACAACACTTTAGCACCATCACAATTGGATTCAAACTCTAATATAAATTCTGAAGATAGTGTTGGTGTGACCGATGTTCCAGCACATACTGAAATCCCATATAAACCTATTGAAGATGTTGTATCTACAGATGGTGAAAGTGATGCAGCAGTAACTGCTGTCAACCTTGGGACAATAGACAACACAAAACCTGTAAGTAGTGATCCATCATTGGAAAACGAAAAACCAGCCTATAGTGATAAGACGGAAGAATATGAAAAACCGGAAGAAAACAATAAGCCAACTGAAAGTGATCAactaacagaaaataataaaccaacTGAAATTAATCAGGCAATTGAAAACCAAAAACCAATTGAAAATTCTGAAGCTGATTCTACAACGACTTCTTACGTAACCGATGACCAATCAATAACGAACAAACcagaaacaataaataatatcgaaGAACAGAATTTATTAGTCAACACGGTCAACGAATCTCAAGACCAAGTACCATCAACCCAAGTGCCAGAAAACTATGAGCCTGCAGTAACAAATGTAATTCCTGCTAGCGATCAAAATCAACCAGAACAAAACTCCGAATCCGATGTATCGATTGCTGCCACTACATACAAGCCTAGCGGTTCTGTTTTAGATCAGCAACAAGTAGATACTGATAACAAAGCAAGCGAAGGGTTCAATAATCCATCCATCAATGACGATTCCAACCAGAAACCCGCCAATGAAGTAATGGATTTGCCCGTGAATGAAGTTGATCCCTTAGAAGTAGGAACTCAAATGCCCACGGTTGTAGCAGACGAAAAACCTATGGTTTCCGATAATAACGTCGGTGGTTTGAGACCAACAAGTATCGACGACATCATTTCGTCGGTTTACTTGGTCAAAGACGCGGTTAAAAACTCTTTAGAAACTTCATCAAAACCTACTGAAACCTTGGAACAACAGCCTGGACTCTTCGAAGAAGACAATCAACCAACAATCGTGCCGGAAAATTCTCCACAGTATGAATACACAAACGAACCCCCGACCACTGTGAGCAGTGTAAATGGTGCGCCAGAATCACAACAAACAGATACAATAAACGAAATTTCACCAGAAATTCCAACAGCTACGATGGACTCAAACATTTCGCCATCGACCGAAAACGTCGCAGACGCAGTGGTGGGAGCAACCCAAATTCCAAACATTTTGCCACAGTCTGAAGTAAATTCCGCCGACCAAGGAGTATCGACTGATTTACCATCTAACCATCCTGGAGTTGAAACGGCAGTCGACGATAATAAAACTCCGTTAGAATCTCCGACAACGCAACGATTGCCGAGTTCTGGTGAGCAGGACTTGACGAACAATAACGGACTGGAAACTCCTAGCGATCAAATTCTGCCACATGGTCAAAACGCCGTCGAACCAAATACCAATTCATCACTACCGGAATTAGCTGTGGTAGTCGACGACAACAAGACGCCCGAGGTCAGTTCACCGTCATCCGAACAACATGGGGTGCATGTGGAAGATACAGCTGTAGTAGACAAGCCAGTTGCGGAAGAGAAACCAGATGACGTGAATAGTCAGATTACGCCAGACTCGGATGTGCCAGCGGGAGTCCCGTCACAAGTAGCGGTGACCGGTCGGCCAGAAGCCAGTACTCCAGACAACAATGATAATAGGTTCAGCGATCCGAGTAGCTCATCGTTCCGTCCTCCTGTCCAAGGAGGAAATGTCAACAACCACTACAATGGACATCCTCGACCGGAAACCGGTGGTGCTGTGCACATACCTCTTGATACGGAGACACCTACGTTCAACCCTTCCACAAACGCTCCTCTCGCGAATTACCCCAAGAAGCCTTCATACACGCCAATCCCGCAATCGACATGGACTCAAAAACCATTCCATCAAGAGTCTACATCCGAAGCGACTTTGCAACCAGATCAAGGTTTCCCGGACGAGTATGAAGATGAAAACGAAGCATCTTACGGGTCGGGAACATGCAG ATACGGTGGCAAGATATACGTGTCTGCCCAGCAAGTGCCCAGAGACGATCCATGCGATTTCTGTTTCTGTTTCCGGGGCGATATAATTTGCCTGCAACAGAGCTGCCCGCCACCCATATTCGGGTGTTACCAGGAGAACATACAAGGTTTCTGTTGTCCACGTTACGAGTGTCCGGTGGCCCAAACCACGTCCGTCAACGTGACTACGTCTACCACTTCAACCACGACCGTAGTACCACCACATTTCTTTGCCAACGCCTACCGAGGGGCGGCCAGGCGTACCGGATGTCTTATCCACGGACACGCTTACCGAGTGGGCGAAGACGTGGGAATCGCTTCTGGTCCTTGTCTCGAGTGCAT ATGCGGTGCCGATGGCAAGATGAAATGCGATCCTAAGCCTTGCAGTCCAGAGCCTTTGCTCAGAAAAATGATGGCCGAAGCGATCGACCAAAAGAGGAGGTga